Part of the Kamptonema formosum PCC 6407 genome, CCTTTTTCTGTGGGATCGCAAGCATTGCAGCTTGCGGACTCTTGTAAAGGTAGTATTTCTTTTTTTTCTCTACTTCCTATAATTATGACCTACAAAATGCACATTAAATATAAATAGGATTTATACCAAATTATCTTTAACGCCAGTCTGTGTTGGCGATATTGCTGTACTCATGGTGCATCTTAATCAATATGTTGTTACCCTTTAGCGCTCTAAGGTATTGAGTATTTTTACTTAGTTTACCCCTAAAAATTAATTTAAAAACCCTTTGATAATATAATTAAATGGTTATATAGTGAATAAATGAACAAGAGGCATAACCTCAGCGACTCAAAAGAGGGGGTTAATTGATGGGCAAATTATTTAACGAACTTAAACAAGACATCTTGTATCAACACGGCATGAATGCTTGCCTAAACTGCGGCGTATGCACAGCAGTTTGTCCGGCAGCAGAGTTTAATGACTACTCTCCTAGAGAAGTGATGAACATTTGCCAATCTGAATCTGATGATTGGATTGAAGAGTTACTTAAGTCCGACAAAATTTGGTATTGCGGGCAATGTTTTTCTTGCAAAACGCGCTGTACAAGAGGCAATAGCACCGCCTCAGTTATTCTTGCCCTGCGCCGACTTTCCGTTCGTCACGGTTACTTTGCCGAGTCGGAAAAAGGCAGACAGCAATTATTTGCTAAGCGAGTATTTGGGGAAAATGTATTGAAACGAGGCTATACCTTGTTAGCTGAAAATATCACCCCTGCCCACTTTCCAGAACTCGGAGAAAACTGGGAATACTATTACGAACATCGAGAAGAAATGCGCGAATGGTGGGATGTGCCAATGGATCTCGAAAATAGTGCAGGTTCCCACCGAGTTATTCCCGAAAAGGACATGGAAGAATTGCGGGCAATTTATAAGGCTACCGGGGCGATTGAGTTAATGGATGCCGTAGAAAAAGGCATGGAAAAGAAACTAGGTAGCAAAGAAGAAGTAGAAAAATACTGGGAAAACTGGGTAGAAACTGCTGATAGCAGAAACTACGAAATAGACGATAAATAAGGAGAAATTATTGTGAAAGTAGCAAGAGAAAATCTGGTTTGGGAAAAACATCAAAAGCAAGTTCCAACAGTAGATGATGAAGGCGGCAAATTGTGGGGATGTTTCCGCAGTTGCTTTCTCCAAAGTGCCGCACCATATACCGAAGGCATTGCCTATAAAATCTTAAAAAACGATTTAGGCATGGAATTGCGGGAAGCACCCGGACATACTTCCTGTGGCGCAATTGGCTATCATGGAGATGTATCAAACTTGGAAACACAAATGGTAGTTGCGGCGCGAAACTTTTCCATTGCCCATCACGAATTAGGTGTCGATAATCTATTTTCATTCTGCGTCACTTCTTTTGCCAATTACACAGAAATGATCAAACTCTGGGAAGAAGAACCGGAGTTACAAGAATACACCGAAAAAACCTTAAAAGAAACCACCGGACGAGAGTTTTGGATTCCTCATGTTTCTGGGGGTAGACCATCTGTTGTTCATGCTTCCGATGTGTTTTTTGCCAATCGGCATAAATTAGCTGCTAAAGCCAAGTATAGTCTCAAGGGAATTAAAGCAGTCGATCACATCGGATGTCACTACGGAAAAATATTTCCCAGTGAGTGCATGGGTGGTGCTGAGTTTCCAGAAGTATTAGTAGGGATGTTGGAAGCTTTTGGTGCGGAAATTGTTGACTATCCAGAAAGAAGACATTGCTGCGGCATGGGTTTTCGCCAGTGTGCTTTTCCAGAAAATAGAGACTACACCGCAAGTAGCGTCTACAAGAAGATGAAAAGTCTAAAAGAAGCTCACCCCGATTGTAACTTGATCCTTACCAATTGCCCCGGATGTACG contains:
- a CDS encoding 4Fe-4S dicluster domain-containing protein, whose protein sequence is MGKLFNELKQDILYQHGMNACLNCGVCTAVCPAAEFNDYSPREVMNICQSESDDWIEELLKSDKIWYCGQCFSCKTRCTRGNSTASVILALRRLSVRHGYFAESEKGRQQLFAKRVFGENVLKRGYTLLAENITPAHFPELGENWEYYYEHREEMREWWDVPMDLENSAGSHRVIPEKDMEELRAIYKATGAIELMDAVEKGMEKKLGSKEEVEKYWENWVETADSRNYEIDDK
- a CDS encoding heterodisulfide reductase-related iron-sulfur binding cluster, with the translated sequence MKVARENLVWEKHQKQVPTVDDEGGKLWGCFRSCFLQSAAPYTEGIAYKILKNDLGMELREAPGHTSCGAIGYHGDVSNLETQMVVAARNFSIAHHELGVDNLFSFCVTSFANYTEMIKLWEEEPELQEYTEKTLKETTGREFWIPHVSGGRPSVVHASDVFFANRHKLAAKAKYSLKGIKAVDHIGCHYGKIFPSECMGGAEFPEVLVGMLEAFGAEIVDYPERRHCCGMGFRQCAFPENRDYTASSVYKKMKSLKEAHPDCNLILTNCPGCTVFLDAEQGTIKEVLEEEFNVSVLDYAQLTGLMLGYDPFKDCGLNAKVVEIEPLLDKIGIPYDKSKTAEQRRRPF